Proteins from a single region of Eublepharis macularius isolate TG4126 chromosome 9, MPM_Emac_v1.0, whole genome shotgun sequence:
- the DENND6B gene encoding protein DENND6B: MGVVIQLRVPSKADEPGSSPEQPVSQENLVPAPIVLTSVCELDLFRCFQPVLAHVQMLWELLLLAEPLVVMAPSPAVSSETVLALTGCLAPLKYCCDYRPYFTIHDSEFKEYTTRTQAPPNVVLGVTNPFFIKTLQHWPHILRLGELKMAGELPKQVKLKKLAKLKSLDAKPGLYSSYKTFLHKDKALIKRLLKGIHRKCPSEAQSALLRRHLLELTQSFLVPLEHYMASLMPLQRAITAWKNPPQIRPFHQEDFLKTLEHAGPQLTCGIKGDWIGLYRRFFRSPNFDGWYRQRRKEMTLKLEALHLEAICEADIGAWMKHKSEVELVDLVLKLREKLVRATCHHLPVKEETVQRVTQYITTIIGSLPEDLQAVLCPHT, from the exons ATGGGTGTCGTCATTCAG TTGCGAGTTCCCTCAAAGGCGGACGAACCTGGCTCCAGCCCTGAGCAGCCCGTCAGTCAGGAG AACCTCGTGCCAGCCCCGATCGTTCTCACCAGTGTCTGTGAACTGGACCTCTTTCG GTGTTTCCAGCCAGTGCTGGCCCACGTGCAGATGCtgtgggagctgctgctgctggcggaGCCTCTGGTCGTCATGGCCCCGTCGCCCGCCGTCTCTTCGGAAACGGTTCTGGCGCTTACCGG CTGCCTGGCTCCTCTGAAGTACTGCTGTGACTATCGTCCCTATTTCACCATCCACGACAGCGAGTTCAAAGAGTACACCACCCGGACGCAGGCCCC GCCGAACGTTGTGCTCGGAGTCACAAATCCATTTTTTATCAAGACGCTGCAGCACTGGCCCCACATCCTCCGGCTTGGAGAGCTCAAGATGGCTG GGGAGCTGCCCAAACAGGTAAAGCTGAAGAAGCTTGCCAAGCTGAAGTCGCTGGATGCCAAGCCAG GACTTTACTCCTCGTATAAAACATTCTTGCACAAGGACAAGGCCCTCATCAAGAGACTCTTAAAG GGCATCCACAGGAAGTGTCCCTCCGAGGCCCAGAGCGCCCTGCTGAGGCGACATCTCCTAGAGCTCACACAGAGCTTCCTCGTCCCCTTG GAGCACTACATGGCCAGCCTCATGCCCCTGCAAAGAGCCATCACGGCATGGAAG AATCCCCCTCAGATCCGCCCGTTCCATCAGGAAGACTTCCTCAAGACCCTTGAACATGCTGGGCCTCAGCTCACCTGCGGGATTAAAGGGGACTGGATTGGCCTGTACAG gcgATTCTTCAGGTCACCCAACTTTGACGGATGGTACCGCCAGAGGCGCAAGGAGATGACACTCAAGCTGGAGGCCCTGCACCTGGAGGCGATCTGTGAGGCA GACATCGGGGCCTGGATGAAGCACAAATCCGAAGTGGAGCTGGTTGACCTGGTCCTGAAGCTCCGTGAGAAGCTG GTGCGAGCCACGTGCCATCACTTGCCTGTGAAGGAGGAAACTGTCCAGCGTGTGACCCAGTACATCACCACCATCATTGGGTCACTGCCTGAGGATCTCCAGGCAGTGCTGTGTCCACA CACTTGA